In Chryseobacterium lactis, a single genomic region encodes these proteins:
- a CDS encoding inorganic phosphate transporter has product MEFPILLVVIIVLALIFDYINGFHDAANSIATIVSTKVLTPFQAVLWAALWNFAAFFIAAYIIGEFKIGNTIAKTVNENFITLEVIFSGLIAAIAWNLLTWWFGIPSSSSHTLIGGFLGAALMHAFMMDYHDVAAAQPELGMWETIKEAFTQVTHQGVVKFDKVIPIFLFIFMAPIIGMIISIIITLIIVHLYKRSNPHKADKSFKRLQLVSSALFSLGHGLNDAQKVMGIIGAAVIYYHVNMLQDAQYLNIPSAGRFDYFAQHYIWVPLVSFIAIALGTMSGGWKIIKTMGTKITKVTSLEGVSAETAGAITLFITDHFGIPVSTTHTITGSIIGVGLTKRISAVRWGITVSLLWAWVLTIPISAIVAAITYLVVTFIF; this is encoded by the coding sequence ATGGAATTTCCGATTTTACTTGTAGTTATTATTGTGTTGGCGTTGATTTTCGATTACATCAATGGTTTCCATGATGCTGCCAACTCAATTGCGACTATCGTTTCTACAAAAGTTTTAACTCCATTCCAGGCTGTACTATGGGCAGCGCTCTGGAACTTTGCAGCTTTCTTTATCGCTGCGTATATTATTGGAGAATTTAAAATTGGTAATACAATTGCCAAAACAGTTAATGAGAATTTTATCACTCTTGAAGTTATATTTTCCGGTCTTATAGCTGCTATTGCCTGGAACCTTCTGACATGGTGGTTCGGGATTCCTTCCTCATCATCACATACATTGATTGGAGGTTTCTTAGGGGCTGCTCTTATGCATGCTTTCATGATGGATTATCATGATGTGGCTGCAGCACAGCCGGAGCTTGGGATGTGGGAAACTATTAAAGAGGCTTTCACCCAGGTGACTCATCAGGGTGTGGTAAAGTTTGATAAAGTTATTCCTATCTTCCTGTTCATTTTCATGGCACCGATTATAGGGATGATTATCTCCATTATTATCACATTGATTATTGTACACCTTTATAAAAGATCAAACCCACACAAGGCAGACAAATCTTTCAAAAGATTGCAGCTGGTTTCTTCAGCTTTGTTCAGCTTAGGACATGGTTTGAATGATGCTCAGAAAGTAATGGGAATTATTGGAGCAGCGGTAATTTATTATCACGTTAATATGCTTCAGGATGCTCAGTATCTGAATATTCCTTCTGCAGGACGTTTTGATTATTTTGCTCAACACTATATCTGGGTTCCTTTAGTTTCATTTATTGCAATTGCTTTAGGTACAATGAGTGGTGGTTGGAAGATCATCAAAACAATGGGTACTAAGATTACAAAAGTAACTTCATTAGAAGGTGTAAGTGCAGAAACTGCAGGAGCAATCACATTATTTATCACAGACCACTTTGGTATCCCTGTATCTACAACACATACGATTACAGGTTCTATCATCGGAGTAGGATTAACGAAAAGGATTTCAGCAGTTAGATGGGGAATTACAGTAAGCTTACTTTGGGCTTGGGTATTAACAATTCCGATTTCAGCTATCGTAGCGGCAATCACTTATCTTGTGGTAACCTTTATTTTTTAA
- a CDS encoding DEAD/DEAH box helicase, with translation MNLFTETNLSPDILKAIGELGYESPTEIQKQTIPFILSDIRDLIALAQTGTGKTAAFSLPILDMIDDTSRKIQLLVLCPTRELCLQISKDIKNYSKYMKDIKTTAVYGGSSIVEQMRSLKDKPQIIVGTPGRVIDLINRKALDFSAIHWLVLDEADEMLSMGFKDELETILSETPETKQTFLFSATMNKEVERISKNYLTKPHRISVGSINEVKKNITHEYYVVGYRQKKEALKRLIDANPNQYSIIFCRTRMETQEVADFLMQNGYAADALHGDLSQAQRDTVMKKFRLKNIDILVATDVAARGLDVNSLTHVIHFSLPDDPEVFVHRSGRTGRAGKDGISMALIKPEESRKLKQIKSTTKIDIIEKFIPTGEDIIKAQVGGVFEKLLTEHEDLFEFDDSLIPDLSKFTKEELVHQLLQFQLKDLALYYKDKNDLAEQKLSSRDDDFSRRDRGRDSRDRDRGRDRDRGDRGRDRDRGGKPRRKDENMVRFFFNLGKKDQLKKLDVLDIINKATAVGKGKKRAEIGDIEILEKFSFFEVEKSFKDNVLSSIQSMKFKGKDMRAEVAN, from the coding sequence ATGAATTTATTTACGGAAACCAATTTAAGTCCTGATATCCTTAAGGCAATTGGCGAACTGGGCTACGAAAGCCCAACAGAAATCCAAAAACAGACTATCCCTTTTATTCTTTCAGATATTCGCGACTTGATCGCACTTGCGCAGACAGGGACAGGCAAAACAGCAGCGTTTTCGCTTCCGATTTTGGATATGATTGACGATACGAGTCGCAAAATCCAATTATTGGTGCTTTGTCCGACACGGGAATTATGTCTTCAGATTTCGAAGGACATAAAGAATTACTCTAAGTACATGAAAGACATCAAAACTACTGCGGTTTATGGTGGAAGTAGTATTGTAGAGCAGATGAGATCTTTGAAGGATAAACCGCAAATTATTGTGGGAACTCCGGGAAGAGTAATTGATCTTATCAACAGAAAAGCACTTGACTTTTCTGCGATTCATTGGTTAGTATTAGACGAAGCTGATGAAATGCTTTCAATGGGATTCAAAGACGAATTGGAAACCATTCTAAGCGAAACTCCGGAAACAAAACAAACTTTCTTATTCTCGGCAACGATGAACAAGGAGGTGGAAAGAATTTCCAAAAATTACCTTACTAAGCCACATCGTATTTCAGTAGGTTCTATCAACGAAGTGAAGAAGAACATTACTCACGAATACTATGTAGTAGGGTATCGTCAGAAAAAAGAAGCATTGAAAAGATTAATCGATGCCAACCCTAACCAGTATTCCATTATTTTCTGTAGAACAAGAATGGAAACTCAGGAGGTTGCCGATTTCTTGATGCAGAACGGTTATGCCGCTGATGCACTTCACGGAGACCTTTCTCAGGCACAGAGAGATACGGTAATGAAGAAATTCAGATTGAAAAACATTGATATTCTTGTAGCGACAGACGTGGCAGCAAGAGGATTGGATGTAAACTCTCTGACTCACGTTATTCACTTCTCTTTACCTGATGATCCTGAAGTATTCGTACACAGAAGCGGAAGAACAGGTAGAGCTGGAAAAGACGGTATTTCTATGGCTTTAATCAAGCCTGAAGAAAGCAGAAAGCTGAAGCAGATTAAGTCTACGACAAAAATTGACATTATCGAAAAATTCATTCCTACAGGTGAAGATATTATCAAAGCTCAGGTAGGAGGTGTATTCGAAAAATTATTGACGGAGCACGAAGATCTTTTCGAATTTGATGATAGTTTAATTCCAGATCTAAGCAAATTTACCAAAGAAGAATTGGTGCACCAGTTGCTCCAGTTCCAATTGAAAGATCTTGCTCTTTATTACAAAGATAAAAATGATCTTGCTGAACAGAAACTGAGCAGCAGAGATGATGATTTCTCCAGAAGAGATCGTGGGCGTGATAGTAGAGACAGAGATCGCGGACGTGACAGAGACAGAGGAGATCGTGGAAGAGATAGAGATCGTGGTGGAAAGCCAAGAAGAAAAGATGAGAATATGGTAAGATTCTTCTTTAATCTTGGAAAGAAAGATCAATTGAAAAAGCTTGATGTTTTGGATATTATCAATAAGGCAACTGCTGTTGGAAAAGGCAAAAAAAGAGCTGAAATCGGTGATATTGAAATTCTAGAGAAATTCTCTTTCTTCGAAGTTGAAAAATCGTTTAAAGACAATGTCTTGAGCAGTATTCAATCGATGAAATTTAAAGGAAAAGATATGAGAGCTGAAGTAGCTAACTAA
- a CDS encoding TolC family protein — protein sequence MKRKFFFLIFSFITLGTFAQTTNYPTQWTLENCIEYAKENNISINSLKLSKNSAEQDLLQAKDAKYPNLNGTVSQGLVALNGGNGLQLNSAQSQNIGANSSMTLYHAGYIKNNEASKNLLVQMADLSVQEAQNNITLSITQAFLSILMTQENIISLENVLKTTQTQLKQGDQFYKAGNISKLNFLQIQAQVAQDEYNLISAQNTLRTNAVNLKQLLQLPSNYNFQITPPDSILVNDQLQSLQEVQSQAQNQRPEIKYSELNVENSNTALKIAKASIQPTLNLTGNISTNYSYGNGSYFNQLGDNFYMPIGLSLGIPIYNNRIYKTQIEKSKIAIDQANLDLLNTRTILNQQVEQSYISLQNSLSQYDSASKQMDLNKQSYDIVNAQMKIGSIDYVQLQQQRLLYIQSVQNYLQAKYTAVLNKQIYEFYAGNPINLK from the coding sequence ATGAAACGCAAATTTTTCTTTTTGATTTTCTCATTCATAACGCTCGGAACATTTGCACAGACAACCAATTATCCAACCCAATGGACTCTGGAAAATTGTATTGAATATGCAAAAGAGAATAATATTTCCATCAATTCTCTGAAGCTGTCAAAAAACTCGGCTGAACAAGATCTTCTTCAGGCCAAAGATGCTAAATATCCAAACCTTAACGGAACGGTTTCCCAAGGACTTGTTGCGCTAAATGGAGGCAACGGACTTCAGCTCAACAGTGCGCAATCACAAAATATCGGAGCCAATTCATCCATGACCCTTTATCATGCCGGATATATTAAAAACAATGAAGCTTCCAAAAACCTGTTGGTTCAAATGGCAGACCTTTCAGTACAGGAAGCTCAAAATAATATTACCCTCAGCATCACCCAGGCATTTTTGAGCATTCTGATGACACAGGAAAACATCATCTCCTTGGAAAATGTACTGAAAACTACACAAACTCAATTGAAACAGGGAGATCAGTTTTATAAAGCCGGAAATATTTCAAAATTAAATTTTCTTCAGATTCAGGCGCAGGTAGCACAAGATGAATATAATTTAATATCTGCTCAAAATACCTTAAGAACCAATGCTGTTAATTTAAAACAATTGTTACAGCTTCCTTCCAACTACAATTTTCAAATTACTCCTCCCGATAGCATCCTGGTAAATGACCAACTGCAATCTCTGCAGGAAGTACAAAGCCAGGCACAAAATCAACGTCCTGAAATAAAATATAGCGAATTGAATGTAGAAAACTCCAACACAGCTCTGAAAATCGCAAAAGCTTCTATACAACCGACCCTTAACCTTACTGGCAATATCTCCACCAACTATTCTTACGGAAACGGAAGCTACTTTAATCAGTTGGGTGACAATTTTTATATGCCAATCGGTTTGAGTCTGGGAATCCCGATATATAATAACAGAATCTACAAAACACAAATTGAGAAATCGAAAATCGCCATTGACCAGGCTAATCTGGATCTGCTAAACACCAGGACAATTCTCAATCAACAGGTTGAACAATCATATATCAGCCTCCAGAACTCTTTGTCACAATATGATTCAGCATCAAAGCAAATGGATCTCAACAAACAAAGCTATGACATCGTAAATGCCCAAATGAAAATAGGCAGCATTGATTATGTACAGCTTCAACAACAGAGATTACTCTACATCCAGTCGGTTCAAAATTATCTGCAGGCCAAATACACTGCAGTTCTCAATAAACAGATCTACGAATTTTATGCAGGTAACCCTATAAATCTAAAGTAA
- a CDS encoding DUF47 domain-containing protein has product MGIGNIFHAFQPKDKIFFVLFEKVTENLVAMSEEFNTGIKDFDLNDDSMLKKMSDFEHKNDELTHEIFIELGKNFITPFDREDIHTLATGLDDIADYIYASTKYIFLYKSPEMKAYSDFSLLIHKACLEIQNAMKNLKGFKNMEQVKEACIKVNSIENIADDLLSNSMVELFETNDAINIIKVSSVLNYLEIVTDKAEDVANTIENIMIKYA; this is encoded by the coding sequence ATGGGAATTGGTAATATTTTCCACGCTTTTCAACCAAAAGATAAAATCTTCTTTGTACTTTTTGAAAAGGTAACTGAAAACCTAGTTGCAATGTCTGAGGAATTCAACACTGGAATCAAGGATTTCGATCTTAATGACGATTCAATGTTGAAGAAAATGAGTGATTTCGAACACAAAAATGATGAACTTACGCATGAGATCTTCATAGAACTGGGAAAAAACTTCATTACTCCTTTCGATCGTGAAGATATTCACACTCTGGCAACAGGATTGGATGATATCGCTGATTATATCTACGCTTCTACAAAATATATTTTCTTGTACAAATCTCCGGAGATGAAGGCTTATTCAGACTTCTCTTTATTGATCCACAAAGCATGTCTTGAAATTCAGAATGCAATGAAGAATCTTAAAGGATTCAAAAACATGGAGCAGGTAAAAGAAGCTTGTATTAAAGTAAACTCTATTGAGAATATTGCAGATGATTTGCTTTCCAACTCAATGGTAGAATTATTTGAAACGAATGATGCGATCAATATCATCAAAGTTTCTTCTGTATTGAACTATCTTGAAATTGTAACCGATAAAGCAGAAGATGTTGCCAACACGATTGAGAACATCATGATTAAATACGCCTAA